In one Erinaceus europaeus chromosome 3, mEriEur2.1, whole genome shotgun sequence genomic region, the following are encoded:
- the LOC103124404 gene encoding sodium-dependent phosphate transport protein 2B-like — protein MCLFHCTTQPPRTAFYMSREGAWSSPACLPLASPTCSVELDSTERTEGKQAMAPLPGLENLQFDNQMEKAADRQASTPENRMKADHSDTWEPVVKLELEEPPHTTVAVSEEPTEVEDPWDLPELQDTGIKWSEKDTEGKMLSILQNVGKITAILGFLYLFVCSLDVLSSAFQLVGGKVAGQFFSNNSVMTNPVAGMMIGVLVTVLIQSSSTTTSIVVSMVASSLLTVRTAIPIIMGANIGTSITNTIVALMHSGDRKEFRRAFAGATVHDFFNWLSVLVLLPLEAATHYLEILTDLVVNSFNFQNGEDAPALLKVITDPFTKLIVQLDKKVVKQVIMNDESAKNKSLVKIWCKTLTKVIPMNVTVPTPENCTSPSLCWTDGLKTWTINNVTHKENLEKCQHIFVNSNLPDLAVGCILLALSLLILCVSLIMMVKFLNSLIKGKVAVVIKKTFNTDFPFPFAWVTGYLAILVGAVMTFLVQSSSVFTSAVTPLIGIGVISIERVYPLTLGSNIGTTTTAILAALASPGDTMKSSLQIALCHLSFNVTGLLLWYPIPFTRLPVYLAKGLGNISADYRWFAVVYLVVFFFLIPLAVFGLSLAGWPVLTGVGVPITFIILLVMAIRLLQAHYPNILPEKLQSWAFLPLWLRSLEPWDRVVTLLLGSCRCCARQKGAQEDAVHSTTVELNNRRRIYLHQNNKNSDVLCTAL, from the exons GCCATGGCTCCTTTGCCTGGGTTGGAAAACCTGCAGTTCGATAATCAAATGGAGAAGGCTGCTGACCGACAGGCCTCCACGCCTGAGAACAGGATGAAGGCTGACCACA GTGACACCTGGGAGCCTGTGGTTAAGTTGGAACTGGAGGAGCCGCCCCACACCACGGTGGCAGTGTCAGAGGAGCCCACAGAGGTAGAAGACCCCTGGGACCTGCCCGAGCTTCAGGACACGGGGATCAAGTGGTCAG aGAAAGACACCGAAGGAAAGATGCTCAGTATCCTTCAAAATGTGGGAAAAATCACTGCGATTCTGGGATTTCTCTACCTGTTCGTGTGTTCCTTGGATGTTCTCAGTAGTGCCTTCCAGTTGGTTGGAG gcAAGGTGGCTGGACAGTTCTTTAGTAACAACTCTGTTATGACCAACCCTGTGGCTGGGATGATGATTGGGGTGCTGGTGACCGTCCTGATTCAAAGTTCCAGCACCACTACCTCCATTGTCGTCAGCATGGTGGCCTCCTCAC TGCTCACGGTGCGGACCGCCATCCCCATCATCATGGGGGCCAACATCGGGACCTCAATCACCAACACCATCGTGGCGCTCATGCATTCCGGGGACAGGAAAGAGTTCAGAAG GGCCTTTGCGGGGGCCACCGTCCATGACTTCTTCAACTGGCTCTCTGTGCTGGTGCTCCTGCCCCTGGAGGCTGCCACCCACTACCTCGAGATCCTCACTGACCTCGTGGTCAACTCCTTCAACTTCCAGAATGGGGAGGATGCCCCGGCACTTCTGAAAGTCATCACAGACCCCTTCACAAAGCTCATTGTCCAG CTGGATaaaaaagtggtgaaacaagtgatCATGAATGATGAATCAGCCAAAAACAAGAGTCTGGTCAAGATTTGGTGCAAAACTCTCACCAAAGTG ATTCCAATGAACGTCACTGTCCCCACACCAGAGAACTGcacctccccatccctctgctggACAGATGGTTTGAAAACATGGACCATCAATAATGTGACCCACAAGGAGAACCTGGAGAAAT GTCAGCACATCTTTGTGAATTCCAACCTCCCAGACCTGGCTGTTGGATGCATCCTGCTGGCTCTGTCTTTGTTGATACTTTGTGTTAGCCTAATCATGATGGTCAAGTTCCTGAATTCCCTGATCAAGGGGAAGGTTGCTGTTGTCATCAAGAAGACCTTCAACACCG atttccccttcccctttgccTGGGTCACTGGCTACCTGGCCATCCTCGTGGGGGCAGTGATGACCTTCCTCGTGCAGAGCAGCTCTGTGTTCACATCTGCTGTGACCCCACTGATCG GTATTGGTGTGATCTCCATCGAGAGGGTGTATCCACTCACTCTGGGCTCCAACATcggcaccaccaccactgccatctTGGCTGCCCTGGCTAGTCCTGGAGACACTATGAAGAGCTCCCTCCAG ATCGCCCTGTGTCACCTTTCCTTCAACGTCACGGGGCTCTTGCtgtggtatcccatccccttcacccgCCTGCCCGTCTACCTGGCCAAAGGACTGGGCAACATTTCTGCTGATTATCGCTGGTTTGCAGTCGTCTATCTGGTTGTCTTCTTCTTCCTGATCCCCCTGGCTGTATTTGGCCTCTCGCTGGCCGGCTGGCCCGTGCTGACAGGTGTGGGGGTGCCTATTACTTTCATAATCCTGCTGGTCATGGCTATCCGGCTGCTGCAGGCCCACTACCCCAACATCCTGCCTGAGAAGCTGCAGAGCTGGGCCTTCCTGCCGCTGTGGCTGCGCTCGCTGGAGCCCTGGGACCGCGTGGTGACTCTGCTCCTGGGCAGCTGCAGGTGCTGCGCCAGGCAGAAGGGGGCGCAGGAGGATGCTGTCCACAGCACAACCGTAGAACTCAATAACCGCAGACGGATCTACCTGCACCAGAACAACAAGAACTCAGACGTTCTCTGCACTGCCCTGTAG